A stretch of Paenibacillus mucilaginosus 3016 DNA encodes these proteins:
- a CDS encoding helix-turn-helix transcriptional regulator, with translation MARESFDKEIQFLRMLVLTSGAYDRQQYARRLGISVHTFDKTIRRLKEVLGTVYRQLPGEESREFADMLRYRYYESADPLLLFLYRAKSLKESESRRLALLLSSLQETPQTALELLDTCCSELPDDTPLPDEKTIRSDLKYLEEVGVIRREPGPRPYRYRLQDGLLTDLSFDELCDLYDYVDIMANTQVPSVQGYLLRDSLKRALRIKADGMETADRRPLQDRDSLLTEPFCYKYHYPSRILDEAHLHTLLHAIEHRRRIQFLYFSPKSGAHYGSRNTNPLFERETSGTLESAQPLRVVYDHQYGRWYLLAAHPKMGIRTYRVEGMTQIVEGEEVSEDVHLERQQALQMKLGRSWLLDTSRPVKVRARFYRPAGGQPDWIRERVELQGQWGCITEEDETSFVYEIEVSGTTEIKPWLRSFGSSCEVLEPRRLRQELIDEWKEIEGYYEAQDSESL, from the coding sequence ATGGCCCGGGAAAGCTTTGATAAAGAAATCCAATTCCTCCGCATGCTGGTGCTGACCAGCGGCGCCTATGACCGGCAGCAGTATGCCCGGCGGCTCGGCATCTCCGTCCACACCTTCGACAAGACGATCCGGCGCCTGAAGGAGGTGCTCGGTACGGTGTACCGCCAGCTTCCCGGGGAAGAGAGCCGGGAGTTCGCGGATATGCTGCGCTACCGCTACTATGAATCGGCCGATCCGCTGCTCCTGTTCCTGTACCGGGCGAAGTCCCTCAAGGAATCGGAGAGCCGCCGGCTCGCCCTGCTGCTCTCTTCTCTCCAGGAGACGCCGCAGACGGCACTTGAACTGCTCGACACGTGCTGCTCGGAGCTGCCGGATGACACTCCCCTGCCCGATGAGAAAACGATCCGTTCCGACCTCAAATACCTCGAGGAGGTGGGGGTCATCCGCCGGGAGCCCGGCCCGCGGCCTTACCGCTACCGGCTGCAGGACGGCCTGCTGACGGACCTCTCCTTCGATGAGCTGTGTGATCTGTACGACTATGTGGATATCATGGCGAACACGCAGGTTCCTTCCGTGCAGGGTTACCTGCTGCGCGACAGCCTCAAGCGGGCTCTGCGGATCAAAGCCGACGGCATGGAAACGGCGGACCGTAGGCCGCTTCAGGACCGGGACAGCCTGCTGACCGAGCCTTTTTGCTACAAGTACCATTATCCTTCCCGCATCCTGGACGAGGCCCATCTGCACACCCTGCTGCATGCGATCGAGCACCGGCGCAGGATCCAGTTCCTATACTTCTCACCGAAGTCCGGAGCCCACTACGGCTCGCGCAACACCAACCCGCTCTTCGAACGGGAGACAAGCGGCACCCTGGAGAGCGCACAGCCGCTCAGGGTGGTCTACGATCACCAGTACGGGCGCTGGTACCTGCTTGCGGCGCATCCGAAGATGGGCATCCGCACCTACCGGGTCGAAGGGATGACCCAGATCGTGGAGGGCGAGGAAGTCTCCGAGGACGTTCATCTGGAGCGTCAGCAGGCGCTGCAGATGAAGCTCGGACGCAGCTGGCTGCTCGACACTTCACGTCCCGTCAAGGTCCGGGCCCGGTTCTACCGCCCGGCCGGCGGGCAGCCCGATTGGATCCGGGAACGCGTGGAGCTCCAGGGACAGTGGGGGTGCATTACCGAGGAGGATGAGACCTCCTTCGTCTACGAGATCGAGGTCAGCGGCACCACCGAGATCAAGCCGTGGCTGCGCAGCTTCGGTTCCAGCTGTGAGGTGCTGGAGCCCCGGCGCCTGCGCCAGGAGTTGATCGACGAATGGAAGGAGATCGAAGGCTATTATGAAGCGCAGGATTCCGAATCCCTTTGA
- a CDS encoding CBO0543 family protein, translating to MKDEELHKLIDAAQEQLTELRLSHWTQHEVFTPQWWFLLVLFLGSWLLWWRLLDKRRLYEIGFLGLFMAYLATLLDAAGSELQLWSYHYKLFPLYNRLLTADIALVPICYMLIYQWFPRWKPFLLAHAVLALGASFAAEPLFIWLGIYQPIVWKSYYSVPIYLLLAVMTKAMMKAIQKRYTKNTSPGR from the coding sequence ATGAAGGATGAAGAGCTTCACAAACTGATAGATGCCGCACAGGAGCAGCTGACCGAGCTTCGGCTCTCCCATTGGACACAGCATGAGGTATTTACGCCCCAGTGGTGGTTTTTACTCGTCCTGTTCCTAGGTTCCTGGCTCCTCTGGTGGCGTCTCCTGGACAAGCGGCGCTTATATGAGATCGGCTTTCTCGGACTCTTCATGGCGTATCTAGCCACTTTGCTTGATGCCGCAGGCAGCGAGCTTCAGCTCTGGAGCTACCATTACAAGCTGTTTCCTTTGTATAACCGGCTGCTGACGGCCGACATCGCCCTCGTCCCCATATGCTATATGCTCATCTATCAATGGTTTCCCCGCTGGAAGCCGTTCCTCCTTGCTCATGCGGTATTGGCGTTGGGGGCCTCATTCGCCGCAGAGCCTCTATTTATATGGCTGGGCATTTACCAGCCGATCGTATGGAAATCGTACTATTCGGTCCCGATTTATCTGCTGCTCGCGGTGATGACGAAGGCCATGATGAAAGCCATTCAAAAGAGATATACAAAAAACACCTCCCCCGGTCGATAA
- a CDS encoding putative holin-like toxin yields MEVKDALTLMFMFGMFILSLLTT; encoded by the coding sequence ATGGAGGTTAAAGATGCACTGACGCTGATGTTCATGTTCGGCATGTTCATTCTGTCGCTGCTGACTACATAG
- a CDS encoding TatD family hydrolase, whose product MPPFKPSHASMYPVMDTHIHLDAYGAEDREALLSSLADCGVQALVAVSMGLASCAEVLRLSRQAPPGRIRCAFGYHPEQPLPDAAEEEALFAWIRANQGAMAAVGEVGLPYYLRQAAEARGEAFPLDGYVRLLERFVRLAAELGKPIVLHTVYEDADIALDLLERHGVHRAHFHWFKGSGDTLRRMERLGCHVSLTPDVVYKEKTQAVAAAVPLDRLMAETDGPWPFEGPFAGRTTHPSMIRQAVRKIAEIKGLREEEAGRILYANSCRFYGIPAV is encoded by the coding sequence ATGCCGCCATTCAAGCCATCTCATGCTTCCATGTACCCGGTCATGGATACGCACATTCACCTCGACGCCTACGGGGCGGAGGACCGGGAGGCCCTGCTGTCCTCGCTTGCGGACTGCGGAGTGCAGGCGCTGGTGGCCGTCTCGATGGGCCTCGCCTCCTGCGCCGAAGTGCTGCGCCTGAGCCGGCAGGCCCCGCCGGGCCGCATCCGCTGCGCCTTCGGCTATCATCCGGAGCAGCCCCTGCCGGACGCGGCCGAAGAGGAGGCGCTGTTCGCCTGGATCCGGGCGAACCAAGGGGCGATGGCGGCCGTGGGCGAAGTGGGCCTGCCGTATTATCTCCGCCAGGCGGCGGAGGCCCGGGGCGAAGCCTTCCCGCTGGACGGCTATGTCCGGCTGCTCGAGCGGTTCGTCCGGCTGGCCGCCGAGCTCGGCAAGCCGATCGTGCTGCACACCGTCTACGAGGACGCGGATATCGCGCTGGACCTTTTGGAGCGTCATGGTGTGCACCGGGCCCATTTTCACTGGTTCAAGGGAAGCGGAGATACGCTGAGGAGGATGGAGCGGCTGGGCTGCCATGTCTCGCTGACCCCTGACGTGGTCTACAAGGAGAAGACACAGGCTGTCGCGGCCGCCGTGCCGCTGGACCGGCTTATGGCCGAGACCGACGGTCCCTGGCCGTTCGAGGGTCCGTTCGCCGGGCGGACCACCCATCCTTCCATGATCCGGCAGGCGGTCCGGAAGATCGCGGAGATCAAGGGCCTTCGGGAGGAGGAAGCCGGCCGCATCCTGTACGCGAATTCGTGCCGGTTCTACGGCATCCCGGCCGTTTAA
- a CDS encoding DUF6612 family protein yields MKRKYGTWTLVTLLGTSLLVSGCGKEVPPKQALETAYANASNMKSTDFDLSMSMSLDMPQDVLDNDPGMAAVANMLKNFEVKAKGTYQMEPMQAEMTVEAQLKGDMQMNISLPLVMTQEKMWVKVPNIPMLPIPKDVVGKFIELDMKELSEQSGGTFNTDAANIQKQQQLGQDLMKVVVTSFDENTFLSKLDAKAYKLADQSQPKQVVKFAVTNENLEAAVNTVIEKVAPQVLDLLASDKYAGVAQLTKEEVEEAKKELAAQDKSELKQGLDEMKKELQINELSVITAIDKKDFPALMEVNADVGFTQDNQPFKAGIKATTTYSRINEPAEFKLGIPKDTITLEELESIMNGY; encoded by the coding sequence ATGAAACGAAAGTATGGAACATGGACACTGGTCACCCTGCTCGGCACGTCGCTGCTGGTGAGCGGCTGCGGCAAGGAAGTGCCGCCAAAACAAGCGCTCGAAACCGCATATGCCAATGCGAGTAATATGAAATCGACGGATTTTGATCTATCGATGAGCATGAGCCTCGACATGCCGCAGGACGTATTGGACAATGACCCGGGGATGGCCGCGGTCGCGAATATGCTCAAGAACTTTGAGGTAAAGGCCAAAGGTACATACCAGATGGAGCCGATGCAGGCGGAAATGACAGTGGAGGCGCAGCTGAAGGGTGATATGCAGATGAACATCAGCCTGCCGCTTGTCATGACCCAGGAGAAGATGTGGGTCAAGGTGCCGAACATCCCGATGCTGCCGATCCCGAAAGACGTGGTGGGGAAATTCATCGAGCTGGACATGAAGGAGCTCAGCGAGCAGTCCGGTGGTACCTTCAACACCGATGCGGCCAACATCCAGAAGCAGCAGCAGCTGGGGCAGGATCTCATGAAGGTGGTTGTCACCAGCTTCGACGAGAATACCTTCCTCTCGAAGCTCGACGCGAAGGCCTACAAGCTGGCGGATCAGAGCCAGCCGAAGCAGGTCGTCAAATTTGCCGTAACGAACGAGAATCTGGAAGCGGCCGTCAACACGGTCATCGAGAAGGTCGCACCCCAGGTGCTTGACCTGCTGGCGAGCGACAAGTATGCAGGCGTGGCCCAGCTGACGAAGGAGGAGGTCGAAGAGGCGAAGAAGGAGCTCGCAGCCCAGGATAAATCCGAACTCAAGCAGGGTCTCGACGAGATGAAAAAGGAACTGCAGATCAACGAGCTCAGCGTCATTACCGCGATCGACAAGAAGGACTTCCCTGCTCTGATGGAAGTGAATGCGGATGTCGGCTTCACGCAGGACAACCAGCCGTTCAAGGCCGGCATCAAGGCCACAACTACCTACTCCCGCATTAACGAGCCGGCAGAGTTCAAGCTAGGCATTCCGAAGGACACGATCACTCTGGAAGAGTTAGAAAGCATAATGAACGGTTACTAA
- a CDS encoding TROVE domain-containing protein, with product MSHARKLFGRTRPQTYNHEGYTVHTRSLEEQYLQTLLTNTMGGTFYADGGELLEDAHRMHQEMAQQDPQFMARALVFARSEGFMRLQPLYGLAVLSGIRPDLFARAFPGVVRIPSDLADFLTILRGLGRGQGGRAVKRQVNRFLSGVTEYWALKYNGRGRGYSLGDAIATAHPKPADEKQRTLFRYLRGKETDLSLLPQIAALEELKRAGSEAEQLHWIGAGRLPYETVTGAIQPTREIWEALLYQMPQFALLRHLNALDRAGVFGSPEHLRYAVSRLTDREALERSRILPFRFAAAFRQVGHPELRDALRAAVDHTFDALPDLPGRTAVFLDISGSMNGEYLQTGSVFALALYKKTQGASIFWLFDTEVVDPRPSRYDSILGQAEQIHTRGGTDTGAPVRRLTREKQHVDRIIIITDEQQNSGSPFYRDLQAYRAKVNPEAQAFIVDIAPYRHAMVPPEDPRTFYIYGWSDTVLSYIAQASQGYGSMVERVATMEWEEENTG from the coding sequence ATGAGCCATGCACGCAAGCTATTCGGCCGCACGCGGCCTCAAACCTATAACCATGAAGGCTATACCGTTCATACCCGCTCCCTCGAGGAGCAGTACCTGCAGACGCTGCTGACCAATACGATGGGCGGTACGTTCTATGCGGACGGCGGAGAGCTGCTGGAAGATGCGCACCGGATGCATCAGGAAATGGCGCAGCAAGACCCGCAGTTCATGGCCCGGGCGCTCGTCTTCGCCCGCAGCGAGGGCTTCATGCGCCTGCAGCCCCTGTACGGGCTGGCCGTGCTCTCGGGCATCCGCCCGGACTTGTTCGCCCGGGCGTTCCCCGGCGTCGTCCGCATCCCGTCCGACCTGGCGGACTTCCTGACCATCCTGCGGGGGCTGGGCCGCGGGCAGGGCGGACGCGCCGTGAAACGGCAGGTGAACCGGTTCCTCTCCGGCGTCACCGAGTACTGGGCGCTGAAGTACAACGGGCGCGGCCGGGGCTACAGCCTCGGCGACGCGATCGCGACAGCGCATCCGAAGCCCGCGGATGAGAAGCAGCGCACGCTGTTCCGCTACCTGCGGGGCAAAGAGACGGACCTGTCGCTGCTGCCCCAGATCGCGGCGCTCGAGGAGCTGAAGCGCGCCGGCTCGGAAGCCGAGCAGCTGCACTGGATCGGAGCAGGCCGGCTGCCGTATGAGACGGTTACCGGTGCGATCCAGCCGACGCGGGAAATCTGGGAGGCGCTGCTGTACCAGATGCCGCAGTTCGCGCTGCTGCGCCACCTGAACGCGCTGGACCGCGCGGGGGTGTTCGGCTCCCCCGAGCACCTGCGGTACGCGGTTAGCCGGCTGACCGACCGCGAAGCGCTGGAACGCTCCCGCATCCTGCCGTTCCGTTTTGCGGCGGCCTTCCGCCAGGTTGGGCACCCCGAGCTGCGGGATGCCCTGCGGGCGGCTGTGGACCATACCTTCGACGCTTTGCCGGATCTGCCGGGCCGCACCGCTGTCTTCCTCGACATCTCGGGTTCGATGAACGGCGAGTACCTGCAGACCGGCTCCGTGTTTGCCCTGGCGCTCTACAAGAAGACACAGGGGGCGTCGATCTTCTGGCTCTTCGATACCGAGGTGGTTGATCCAAGGCCGTCCCGGTACGACAGCATTCTGGGGCAGGCCGAGCAGATTCACACCCGCGGGGGGACGGATACCGGTGCGCCGGTGCGCAGGCTGACCCGTGAGAAGCAGCACGTGGACCGCATCATTATCATTACGGATGAGCAGCAGAACAGCGGCAGCCCGTTCTACCGCGACCTTCAGGCTTACCGGGCGAAGGTGAATCCGGAGGCGCAGGCGTTCATCGTGGATATCGCACCGTACCGGCACGCGATGGTGCCGCCGGAGGACCCGCGCACCTTTTATATCTACGGCTGGAGCGACACGGTCCTGTCTTATATTGCGCAGGCATCGCAGGGGTACGGTTCCATGGTGGAACGGGTGGCAACAATGGAGTGGGAAGAGGAGAATACCGGATGA
- a CDS encoding WYL domain-containing protein codes for MKRRIPNPFEKIFSYSIMSRLDESASFTSTSHERAWLKRMLEHPAASGAFTAETLGKLRGLLTAEDDLSFSGGFVEKAGAAGRPLYHPLLRPLRRMILAGSGMRLTIRTRSGLEFTRQPGFPYKLEYSMARREWYLLWYHRDEQTLLTTKLDTVLGVYAEPVSETETAAALGRIKDILDARREQALIEVLPAYRRELSRILYAFSCFDKEVIYEEAQEVYRIRLTYLSDEAEYVLSKLRFLGKRVRVVEGPRLQQRMLESARLALGRYGQG; via the coding sequence ATGAAGCGCAGGATTCCGAATCCCTTTGAAAAAATATTCAGCTACAGCATCATGAGCCGGCTGGACGAATCGGCTTCTTTCACGTCGACCTCCCATGAACGGGCCTGGCTGAAACGCATGCTGGAGCACCCGGCCGCCTCCGGGGCCTTCACCGCTGAGACGCTGGGCAAGCTGCGGGGCCTGCTCACGGCCGAAGACGACCTGAGCTTCTCCGGCGGCTTCGTGGAGAAGGCCGGGGCCGCCGGGCGGCCGCTGTACCATCCCCTGCTCCGCCCGCTGCGCCGGATGATCCTGGCAGGCTCCGGCATGCGCCTGACGATCCGGACGCGGAGCGGGCTGGAGTTCACCCGGCAGCCCGGCTTCCCGTACAAGCTGGAGTATTCGATGGCCCGCAGGGAATGGTACCTGCTCTGGTACCATCGCGACGAGCAGACCCTGCTGACGACCAAGCTGGACACCGTGCTCGGTGTATATGCCGAGCCCGTCAGCGAGACGGAAACCGCGGCCGCGCTGGGCCGGATCAAGGACATCCTGGATGCCCGCCGGGAGCAGGCGCTGATCGAGGTCCTCCCCGCTTACCGCAGGGAGCTGTCGCGGATCCTGTATGCCTTCTCCTGCTTTGACAAGGAGGTCATCTACGAGGAGGCGCAGGAGGTTTACCGGATCCGGCTGACCTACCTCAGCGACGAGGCGGAGTATGTGCTCTCGAAGCTGCGCTTTCTCGGCAAGCGGGTCCGGGTCGTGGAAGGCCCCCGGCTGCAGCAGCGGATGCTGGAATCCGCCCGCCTGGCCCTGGGGCGGTATGGGCAGGGGTAA
- a CDS encoding nucleotidyltransferase domain-containing protein, with protein MTNIREEIITQLHRIEEEENVRILYACESGSRAWGFPSQDSDYDVRFLYLRPLDWYLSIDEGRDVIERPISDRLDLSGWDLRKALRLFRKSNPPLLEWLQSPMPYLEKYTTAEQIRRISPLTFSPKSCIYHYLNMAKGNFREYLQGDQVKIKKYFYVLRPLLACSWIEKYGTMAPMEFDVLVERLIPADSELYTAVQTLLARKKAGDELDYEPKVGPINAYLEEQIAYFEQAAVLQPSGGGSKDVGLDALFRGALREVWGE; from the coding sequence ATGACGAACATACGCGAAGAAATCATCACCCAGCTTCACCGCATTGAAGAGGAGGAGAACGTCCGCATTCTGTACGCCTGCGAGTCGGGGAGCCGGGCCTGGGGCTTCCCGTCGCAGGACAGCGACTATGACGTGCGCTTCCTGTACCTGCGTCCGCTGGACTGGTACCTCTCCATCGACGAAGGGAGGGACGTCATTGAGCGGCCGATCTCGGACCGGCTCGACCTGAGCGGGTGGGATCTGCGCAAGGCGCTGCGCCTCTTCCGCAAGTCGAATCCGCCTCTGCTCGAGTGGCTGCAGTCGCCGATGCCCTACCTCGAGAAGTACACGACCGCCGAGCAGATCCGCCGCATCTCCCCGCTGACCTTCTCGCCGAAGTCCTGCATCTACCACTACCTCAACATGGCGAAGGGCAACTTCCGCGAATATCTGCAGGGGGACCAGGTGAAGATCAAGAAGTACTTCTACGTGCTCCGCCCGCTGCTTGCCTGCAGCTGGATCGAGAAGTACGGCACGATGGCCCCAATGGAATTCGATGTACTCGTAGAGCGCTTAATTCCGGCGGACAGCGAGCTGTACACGGCCGTACAGACACTTCTTGCCCGGAAGAAAGCCGGAGACGAGCTCGACTACGAGCCGAAGGTCGGGCCGATCAACGCGTACCTCGAAGAGCAGATCGCGTACTTCGAGCAGGCGGCTGTCCTGCAGCCATCCGGCGGCGGCTCCAAGGATGTGGGGCTGGACGCCTTGTTCCGCGGGGCGCTGCGGGAAGTATGGGGGGAGTAG
- a CDS encoding sugar phosphate isomerase/epimerase family protein — protein MKNAAEAAHGGYAISTYAMKELPLEQAVQTMASRGWTAIEIMCEFAHREWVDWPLERVDALAEWGRAHGIRWSVHAPIEDVNPAEEDELLRARGLYVLRRCIERAERLGAAYVVVHPGAMDSGDDYAEDAWERAAAFLGELLGATAGCRAAIALENVPPYPGLLGSRVEELVRVVTAAGSPRLGLVYDVGHAHMLGGGYALQGLREAAPHLLGLHVSDNRGSADDHDAVGKGTVPLEALLAGLPELAAERHVMELCTLEDAELSAARVLELRSGQAVGV, from the coding sequence ATGAAAAATGCAGCAGAAGCCGCACACGGCGGCTATGCCATATCGACCTACGCGATGAAAGAGCTGCCGCTCGAGCAGGCGGTGCAGACGATGGCGTCCCGCGGCTGGACCGCCATCGAGATCATGTGTGAGTTCGCCCACCGTGAATGGGTGGACTGGCCGCTCGAGCGCGTGGATGCGCTGGCGGAGTGGGGCCGCGCCCATGGCATCCGCTGGTCGGTGCACGCGCCGATCGAAGATGTTAACCCGGCCGAGGAGGACGAGCTGCTGCGCGCCCGCGGCCTGTACGTGCTGCGCCGCTGCATCGAGCGGGCCGAGCGCCTCGGCGCCGCCTACGTTGTCGTGCATCCCGGCGCGATGGACTCGGGCGATGACTACGCCGAGGACGCCTGGGAACGCGCCGCCGCGTTCCTCGGCGAGCTGCTGGGCGCCACGGCCGGCTGCCGCGCCGCCATCGCGCTCGAGAACGTGCCGCCGTACCCGGGGCTGCTCGGCTCGCGCGTGGAGGAGCTCGTCCGCGTCGTGACGGCGGCCGGCTCTCCGCGGCTTGGTCTCGTCTACGACGTCGGGCACGCGCACATGCTCGGCGGCGGCTACGCGCTGCAGGGCCTGCGCGAGGCTGCGCCGCATCTGCTCGGCCTGCACGTGAGCGACAACCGCGGCTCCGCCGACGACCACGATGCCGTAGGCAAGGGCACCGTACCGCTGGAGGCGCTGCTCGCCGGCCTGCCGGAGCTGGCGGCCGAGCGGCACGTGATGGAGCTGTGCACGCTCGAAGACGCGGAGCTGTCCGCGGCCCGGGTGCTGGAACTGCGGAGCGGGCAGGCGGTTGGGGTGTGA
- a CDS encoding RNA 2'-phosphotransferase has translation MPTPVSEQRLSKFMTKLLRHTPGEFGLSLDPADGSCTVEALLQAIRTQRSWAWVTEEDLAAVVRRSEKQRFELRDGRIRARYGHSHDRVTYEPGVPPDLLYHGTNSGAAAEILAEGLSPMNRQYVHLSEGTGFASLAGSRRGELVILRVDTKKAGELGVTFYFAGNEVWLADGVPASCLAVHPLPGKQKGARPQ, from the coding sequence ATGCCGACACCGGTGTCCGAACAACGATTAAGCAAATTCATGACCAAACTGCTGCGCCATACGCCGGGAGAATTCGGACTCTCCCTCGATCCGGCGGACGGTTCCTGCACGGTGGAGGCGCTGCTGCAGGCGATCCGTACCCAGCGTTCGTGGGCCTGGGTGACGGAGGAAGACCTTGCCGCCGTGGTCAGGCGGTCGGAGAAGCAGCGCTTCGAGCTGCGGGACGGACGCATCCGCGCCCGGTACGGGCACAGCCATGACCGGGTAACGTACGAGCCGGGCGTGCCCCCGGATCTCCTGTATCACGGCACGAACAGCGGGGCTGCTGCGGAGATTCTGGCGGAGGGGTTAAGCCCGATGAACCGGCAGTATGTGCATTTGTCCGAGGGAACGGGCTTCGCCTCGCTGGCCGGCAGCCGGCGGGGAGAGCTTGTGATCCTGAGGGTCGATACGAAGAAAGCGGGGGAGCTTGGCGTCACGTTTTATTTTGCCGGCAATGAAGTATGGCTGGCGGACGGGGTTCCCGCTTCCTGTCTCGCTGTCCATCCCTTACCCGGGAAGCAGAAAGGAGCCCGCCCGCAATGA
- a CDS encoding glycosyltransferase family 2 protein gives MVRLSLAMIVKNEAQDLARCLESAGPLVDEIVIADTGSTDNTREIALSYGAKVYDYAWTHNFSDARNFALRQSTGDWNLVLDADEYILNDCGGEIRDFIARHQGIGRIKRIDKFEQNGEVMESQVFISRLFPKGTFYTGIIHEQVVTDLPALKTSIEVYHDGYFRRSKSDRNLKLLRSAVKEHPLDAYFLFQLAKEYRMAGDYRAAAPYFAQCYEHLRREEAFYPLAVVDYLYNIIASRHLEEGLELIEREKTFLPDYPDFHFVCGHYYRELVFSNIEKYIAYFPQIEQSFLTCLALGETSRYDSVRGTGSFLPAYNLGVFYETTGDTAKARMYYETAARDGYKPAADRLAKLG, from the coding sequence GTGGTTCGGTTATCACTGGCCATGATCGTCAAGAACGAAGCGCAGGACCTGGCCCGCTGCCTCGAGAGCGCGGGGCCGCTCGTGGATGAAATCGTCATTGCGGATACGGGCTCGACCGACAATACCAGGGAGATCGCTCTCTCGTACGGAGCGAAGGTCTACGATTACGCGTGGACCCATAACTTCTCGGACGCCCGCAACTTCGCGCTCCGGCAGTCGACCGGCGATTGGAATCTCGTGCTCGATGCGGATGAATACATCCTGAATGACTGCGGCGGGGAGATCCGGGACTTCATCGCCCGGCATCAGGGCATCGGCCGGATCAAGCGGATCGACAAGTTCGAGCAGAACGGGGAGGTCATGGAATCCCAGGTCTTCATCTCCCGCCTGTTTCCGAAGGGAACCTTCTATACGGGCATCATCCACGAGCAGGTGGTGACCGATCTGCCGGCGCTCAAGACTTCCATTGAGGTGTACCATGACGGGTATTTTCGCCGGAGCAAGTCGGACCGCAATCTGAAGCTGCTGCGGAGCGCAGTGAAGGAGCACCCCCTGGATGCTTACTTCCTCTTCCAGCTTGCCAAGGAATACCGGATGGCGGGAGATTACCGGGCGGCAGCCCCTTACTTCGCACAATGCTATGAGCATCTGCGCAGAGAGGAAGCGTTCTATCCGCTGGCGGTCGTCGATTACCTGTACAACATCATTGCGAGCAGGCATCTGGAAGAAGGGCTGGAGCTCATCGAGAGGGAAAAGACGTTCCTGCCGGACTATCCGGACTTCCACTTCGTCTGCGGGCATTATTACCGGGAGCTTGTATTCAGCAATATCGAGAAGTACATCGCCTACTTCCCGCAGATCGAGCAGTCGTTCCTGACCTGCCTGGCCCTGGGGGAGACGAGCCGGTATGACAGCGTGCGCGGAACCGGCAGCTTCCTGCCTGCGTATAACCTGGGCGTCTTCTATGAGACGACCGGAGATACGGCCAAAGCACGAATGTACTATGAGACCGCTGCCCGGGACGGTTATAAGCCGGCGGCGGACCGTCTGGCGAAGCTTGGCTGA
- a CDS encoding TatD family hydrolase — translation MTGNHTSELIDIGVNLTHRSFHADREEVIARALAAGVSVQVLTGTSLRSSTEAARLAARYPGQLYATAGIHPHDARGCDDTTIPRLRELAALPQVTAIGECGLDYNRDFSPRDVQRRWFEEQLGLAAETGLPLFLHEREAHADFAALLRQHRAYIGRAVVHCFTGTAYELHKYLDMGLYIGITGWICDERRGKHLRELVKRIPLERLMLETDAPFLTPRDLSPKPKDGRNEPAFLPHILQTVAACMGKSAEEVAEATTRTARTFFGI, via the coding sequence ATGACAGGGAACCACACTTCTGAACTCATCGACATTGGCGTGAACCTGACGCACCGCTCCTTCCATGCGGACCGGGAGGAAGTGATCGCCCGAGCCCTGGCTGCCGGTGTATCGGTACAGGTGCTCACAGGCACGTCACTGCGCAGCAGCACCGAAGCGGCGAGGCTGGCGGCCCGCTATCCCGGACAGCTCTACGCGACGGCCGGGATTCATCCGCACGACGCCAGGGGCTGCGACGATACGACGATCCCGAGGCTGCGCGAGCTGGCGGCCCTGCCGCAGGTCACTGCCATCGGCGAATGCGGCCTGGACTACAACCGCGACTTCTCGCCCCGCGACGTGCAGCGCCGCTGGTTCGAGGAGCAGCTCGGGCTTGCCGCCGAGACCGGCCTGCCTCTGTTCCTGCACGAGCGCGAAGCCCATGCGGACTTCGCCGCGCTGCTCCGGCAGCACCGGGCGTACATCGGCCGGGCCGTGGTGCACTGCTTTACGGGCACCGCGTACGAGCTGCACAAGTACCTCGACATGGGCCTGTACATCGGCATCACCGGCTGGATCTGCGACGAGCGGCGGGGGAAGCACCTGCGCGAGCTCGTGAAGAGGATCCCGCTCGAGAGGCTCATGCTGGAGACCGATGCGCCGTTCCTGACGCCGCGTGACCTGTCGCCGAAGCCGAAGGACGGACGCAACGAACCGGCCTTCCTGCCGCATATCCTGCAGACGGTGGCCGCCTGCATGGGGAAGTCTGCGGAGGAAGTGGCGGAGGCGACGACGCGGACGGCACGGACTTTTTTTGGCATATAA